CCGCGGTCGCTGGAAACAGCGACGCCGACGTCAGCGAAACCGTGGTAGACGATGTCGTTGCCGTCGATCGAGGCGTTGACCGCCGGGAAGCGCTTCAGCGCTTCAGTAGCCGCCTTGACGAAGAACGACATGAAGCCCAGGCGCACGCCGTTGTGGGTCTTCTCGAACAGGTCCTTGTACTTCGAACGCAGGGCCATGACTTCGGTCATGTCGACTTCGTTGAAGGTGGTCAGCATGGCCATGTTCGACTGTGCTTCGACCAGACGCTCGGCGATCTTGGCGCGCAAGCGGGTCATCGGTACGCGCTTCTCGGTGCGGTCGCCAGCGGCAACGACAACCGGAGCAGCGGCGGCAGCGGCAGGCTTGGCGGCTGGAGCCGGGGCCGACTTTTTATTGGAGACAGCGGCAACCACGTCTTCCTTGGTGATACGACCGCCTTTGCCGGTGCCGGCAACGGTAGCCAGGTCGATACCGTTCTCTTCAGCCAGCTTGCGCGCGGCTGGAGCGGCGACCGGGTCGTCTTCGCCAGCGTCGGCGGCAGCGGCAGCCGGAGCAGCAGCGGCCGCAGCGGCCGGAGCGGCTGCGGTGGCAGCACCACCTTCAACGATCGAGCCCAGGACTTCGTCGGACAGGACGGTGTCGCCCTCGCCCTTGACGATGGCGCCCAGCACGCCGTCGGCGGTGGCCAGGACTTCCAGGACGACCTTGTCGGTCTCGATGTCGACGATCAGCTCGTCACGCTTGACGGCGTCGCCCGGCTGCTTGTGCCAGGTGGCAACGGTGCCATCGGCAACCGATTCCGGGAAGGTTGGGGCTTTGATCTCGATAGCCATTATCTGTGTTTCCTTAAATTCGGTTTCAGGTGCGCGAAAGCGTTAGACAGTGAACGCGTCTTGCAGCAGTTTTTCCTGCTGTTCGGCGTGCTTCGATGCGTAACCACAGGCAGGCGCGGCGGAAGCGTCGCGGCCGGCGTATTCCAGGACCAGCGCCTTGTTGTGGCGGCCCAGGATACGGCGCATGTGGTGCTGGCTGCTGTACCAGGCACCCTGGTTCATCGGCTCTTCCTGACACCAGACCGCATGCTTGAGGTTGGTGTAAGGGGCGAGGATTTCGACCAGGTCGTCCTCAGGGAACGGATACAGCTGCTCGATACGCACGATGGCGATGTCTTCGCGGCCTTCGGCACGGCGTTTTTCCAGCAGGTCGTAGTAGACCTTGCCGCTGGCCAGCACCAGGCGCTCGACCTTGGCCGGATCGAGGGTGTCGATTTCCGGGATCACGGTCTGGAACGAGCCTTCGGCCAGGTCTTCCAAGGTCGAGATGGCCAGCTTGTGGCGCAGCAGCGATTTCGGTGTCAGCACGATCAGCGGCTTGCGCAGCGGACGGATGACCTGACGACGCAGCAGG
This genomic stretch from Pseudomonas entomophila harbors:
- the odhB gene encoding 2-oxoglutarate dehydrogenase complex dihydrolipoyllysine-residue succinyltransferase, encoding MAIEIKAPTFPESVADGTVATWHKQPGDAVKRDELIVDIETDKVVLEVLATADGVLGAIVKGEGDTVLSDEVLGSIVEGGAATAAAPAAAAAAAPAAAAADAGEDDPVAAPAARKLAEENGIDLATVAGTGKGGRITKEDVVAAVSNKKSAPAPAAKPAAAAAAPVVVAAGDRTEKRVPMTRLRAKIAERLVEAQSNMAMLTTFNEVDMTEVMALRSKYKDLFEKTHNGVRLGFMSFFVKAATEALKRFPAVNASIDGNDIVYHGFADVGVAVSSDRGLVVPVLRNAESMSLAEIENGIATFGKKARDGKLAIEEMTGGTFTITNGGTFGSMMSTPIVNPPQAAILGMHNIIQRPMAINGQVVIRPMMYLALSYDHRLIDGKEAVTFLVTIKNLLEDPSRLLLDI